A section of the Veillonella criceti genome encodes:
- a CDS encoding cyclodeaminase/cyclohydrolase family protein, with the protein MELKALSVEGFINETGSSSPAPGGGSIAALNGAAGAALIEMVASLTIGKEKYAAVEAEMKEIQSKAHEMKAQFLAYIDEDSAAFNKIMAAFKLPKDTEEDKKARSAAIQEATKGAALVPFKIGELANALLPLAATVIEKGNQNAITDGAVATMNARTSVHGAFLNVKINLGSIKDEAFVADLNAKMEAIENSVDEKEQALLNKVNL; encoded by the coding sequence ATGGAATTAAAAGCATTATCCGTAGAAGGCTTTATTAATGAAACTGGTTCTAGTTCACCAGCACCTGGTGGTGGTAGTATTGCGGCTCTCAATGGGGCTGCTGGTGCTGCTTTAATTGAAATGGTAGCATCGCTGACAATTGGGAAAGAAAAATATGCAGCTGTTGAAGCAGAAATGAAAGAAATTCAGTCAAAAGCTCATGAAATGAAAGCTCAATTCTTAGCTTATATAGATGAAGATAGTGCTGCATTTAATAAAATTATGGCGGCGTTTAAATTGCCAAAAGATACAGAGGAAGATAAAAAAGCTCGTTCGGCAGCTATTCAAGAAGCAACTAAAGGTGCAGCCTTAGTTCCCTTTAAAATTGGGGAATTGGCTAATGCTTTACTACCATTAGCAGCGACCGTTATTGAAAAAGGTAACCAAAATGCGATTACTGATGGCGCTGTTGCAACTATGAATGCTCGTACATCTGTACATGGTGCGTTTCTAAATGTAAAAATCAATTTAGGTAGCATTAAAGATGAAGCTTTTGTAGCTGATTTGAATGCTAAAATGGAAGCCATTGAAAATAGCGTTGACGAAAAAGAACAAGCTTTATTGAATAAAGTAAATTTATAA
- a CDS encoding GspE/PulE family protein, producing the protein MFQVEFELDEIIREAMESKASDIHFDAVKGGILIRFRIDGVLELYRTMVGREAEQIMNRIKILSGLDISEKRLPQDGRWCWQDVSENAPSDNHFSKQLNETLENFGDMITHSESSKVKEVLLRVSSLPAIYGETIVCRIVGNENCYKSLTELGMTEEVRQSVEAILRRPYGLFLISGPTGSGKTSTLYALLRLLNTKAENVISLENPVEADIPGAIQVQINPKAGLTFPRALRAVLRQDPDTIMVGEIRDRETAELAVQAALTGHRVLATIHTNTALGVRERLLDMGIEDYLLKATLLGALAQRLVRRVTSTGAHGRLALYELWAIPAKVSHWDSVELASYVNPTLQTSAAMAVQQGLTTKQAILQSGICLDTT; encoded by the coding sequence ATGTTTCAGGTAGAGTTTGAATTGGATGAGATCATTCGTGAGGCTATGGAATCTAAAGCTAGTGATATTCATTTTGATGCGGTGAAAGGCGGTATTTTAATTCGTTTTCGTATTGATGGGGTATTGGAACTTTATCGGACTATGGTTGGTCGTGAAGCCGAGCAGATTATGAATCGTATTAAAATTTTAAGTGGCCTTGATATTAGTGAAAAACGATTACCTCAAGATGGCCGCTGGTGTTGGCAAGATGTATCAGAAAACGCGCCTTCTGATAATCACTTTAGTAAACAGTTGAATGAGACTTTGGAAAATTTTGGAGATATGATTACTCATTCTGAGTCATCAAAAGTTAAGGAAGTGCTGCTTAGGGTGTCTTCATTACCTGCCATTTATGGGGAAACTATTGTATGTCGTATTGTAGGAAATGAGAATTGCTACAAAAGTTTAACTGAATTAGGTATGACGGAAGAGGTACGTCAATCGGTTGAAGCGATTTTACGACGGCCTTATGGTCTGTTTTTGATCTCTGGTCCAACAGGTTCGGGCAAAACAAGCACTTTATATGCGTTACTTAGATTATTGAATACAAAGGCTGAAAATGTTATTTCTCTAGAAAACCCAGTGGAAGCAGATATTCCTGGGGCCATTCAAGTGCAAATTAATCCAAAGGCTGGCTTGACTTTTCCGCGTGCTTTGCGGGCTGTGTTAAGACAAGATCCAGATACTATCATGGTTGGAGAGATTCGAGATAGGGAAACAGCAGAATTAGCGGTACAGGCAGCCTTAACGGGGCATCGCGTATTGGCTACTATTCATACGAATACAGCCCTTGGGGTGCGGGAACGCTTGTTAGATATGGGGATTGAAGACTATTTACTAAAAGCGACGTTACTTGGTGCCCTAGCGCAACGTTTGGTTAGACGAGTAACCTCGACAGGGGCTCATGGTCGATTGGCTTTATATGAATTATGGGCTATACCGGCTAAGGTGAGTCATTGGGATAGTGTAGAGTTAGCAAGTTATGTAAATCCTACTTTACAAACATCGGCTGCTATGGCCGTACAACAAGGTTTAACGACTAAGCAGGCGATTCTTCAAAGTGGTATTTGTCTAGACACTACCTAG
- the ftcD gene encoding glutamate formimidoyltransferase: MAKLVEFVPNFSEGRDKAKVEKIVDEARKIKDLKILDYSSDADHNRSVVTLIGSPEAVTEAAINMAKVAIELIDMRTHEGAHPRFGAVDVVPFTPISEVTMEECVEIANKVGKAYGEMGIPVYLYEDACTKEDRRNLASVRKGQYEGFFEKIKDENWKPDYGPSEMNEKSGCSAVGARVSLVAFNVNLNTSDLAVADAIAKKIRHIGGGLRYVKAMGVMLEERNQVQVSMNLVNYQKSSVYQAFEMIKMEAKRYGVSIVGSEIIGTVPMAALMMAAEYYLQVENFDINQILEKQLLD, encoded by the coding sequence ATGGCTAAGTTAGTTGAATTTGTTCCAAATTTTAGTGAAGGTCGCGATAAGGCAAAGGTTGAGAAAATCGTTGATGAAGCACGTAAAATTAAAGATTTAAAGATTCTTGACTATTCAAGTGATGCAGATCATAATCGCTCTGTAGTAACCTTGATTGGTTCACCTGAAGCTGTTACTGAAGCGGCTATTAATATGGCCAAAGTCGCCATTGAGTTGATTGATATGCGTACACATGAAGGGGCTCACCCTCGGTTTGGAGCGGTTGATGTTGTGCCATTTACGCCAATTTCTGAAGTGACTATGGAAGAATGTGTAGAGATTGCTAATAAAGTTGGGAAAGCTTATGGTGAAATGGGGATTCCTGTATATCTTTATGAAGATGCGTGCACTAAAGAAGATCGTCGCAATTTAGCCTCCGTTCGTAAAGGCCAGTATGAAGGATTCTTTGAAAAAATTAAAGATGAAAACTGGAAACCTGATTATGGTCCAAGTGAAATGAATGAAAAGTCTGGTTGTTCCGCAGTAGGGGCTCGCGTGTCCTTGGTAGCCTTTAATGTTAATTTAAATACTAGCGATCTTGCTGTAGCCGATGCGATTGCTAAGAAAATTCGTCATATTGGTGGTGGTTTGCGCTATGTAAAAGCTATGGGCGTTATGTTAGAAGAACGTAACCAAGTACAAGTATCAATGAACTTGGTAAATTATCAAAAATCGTCTGTATATCAAGCTTTTGAAATGATTAAGATGGAAGCTAAGCGGTATGGTGTATCCATTGTAGGCAGTGAAATTATAGGTACTGTACCAATGGCTGCCTTGATGATGGCTGCTGAATATTATTTACAAGTAGAAAACTTTGATATTAACCAAATTTTAGAAAAACAATTACTAGACTAA
- the hutI gene encoding imidazolonepropionase, with translation MAEQLLIKNAAQVVTPLGQTALKGAAMKEVRIYENTSILIEDGRIKAIGNDSSWETEVPVEQQIDATGKTVLPGFVDSHTHFVFGGYRADEFLWRMEGMTYMEIMERGGGINNTMKATRNASAEELIDHSLDILHKMLAFGITTVEGKSGYGMDHDTEIRQLEVMKELEKRQPVEIVRTFLGAHSIPPEYKGRNQEFLQFLVDEVMPEVKQQELAQFCDIFCEKGVFSIEESRKFLQQAKDMGFDLKIHADEIVTLGGAELGAELGCHSADHLLHASDEGIKALANSNTVATLLPTTAFCLKEPFAPARKMIDAGCAVALATDFNPGSGFTNSVPLMIALGVIYMGMTAEEAITALTLNGAAAVGRADQIGSIEEGKQADIVILQYPSYKFLPYHTGVNIVETVIKKGKVVHQA, from the coding sequence ATGGCAGAACAATTATTAATAAAAAATGCAGCACAAGTAGTAACGCCACTCGGGCAGACAGCTCTTAAAGGCGCGGCTATGAAAGAGGTTCGGATTTATGAAAATACATCGATATTGATTGAAGATGGACGAATTAAAGCCATTGGTAATGATTCGAGCTGGGAAACTGAGGTGCCAGTAGAGCAACAAATAGATGCTACAGGTAAAACGGTGTTACCAGGTTTTGTAGATTCTCATACTCATTTTGTATTTGGTGGCTATCGAGCTGATGAATTTTTATGGCGTATGGAAGGTATGACGTACATGGAAATCATGGAGCGTGGTGGTGGCATTAATAATACGATGAAAGCTACGCGTAATGCTTCAGCTGAGGAGTTAATAGATCATAGCCTAGATATTTTACATAAGATGCTGGCTTTCGGGATTACAACCGTAGAAGGTAAAAGCGGTTATGGTATGGACCATGATACAGAAATTCGCCAGTTAGAAGTGATGAAAGAACTAGAAAAACGTCAGCCTGTGGAAATTGTACGCACTTTCTTAGGGGCCCATTCCATTCCGCCAGAATATAAAGGTCGGAATCAAGAGTTTTTACAATTTTTGGTTGATGAAGTTATGCCAGAAGTAAAACAGCAAGAGTTAGCACAATTCTGTGATATTTTCTGTGAAAAAGGTGTATTCTCTATTGAAGAAAGCCGTAAATTCTTGCAACAAGCTAAAGATATGGGCTTTGATTTAAAAATTCATGCTGATGAAATTGTAACCTTAGGTGGTGCTGAATTAGGTGCTGAACTTGGTTGTCATTCGGCCGACCATTTGTTACATGCTTCTGATGAGGGGATTAAGGCGTTAGCCAATAGCAATACAGTAGCCACCTTGTTGCCAACAACAGCTTTTTGCTTGAAAGAGCCATTTGCACCAGCTCGTAAGATGATTGATGCTGGTTGTGCTGTAGCATTAGCCACTGACTTTAATCCAGGTAGTGGTTTTACTAATTCTGTACCACTTATGATTGCCCTTGGGGTTATTTATATGGGCATGACGGCCGAAGAAGCGATTACAGCATTGACTCTCAATGGCGCTGCCGCTGTAGGTCGAGCTGATCAAATTGGTTCTATTGAAGAAGGTAAACAAGCGGATATTGTGATTCTTCAATATCCATCGTATAAATTCTTACCGTACCATACGGGCGTAAATATTGTGGAAACGGTAATTAAAAAAGGGAAAGTAGTGCATCAAGCGTAG
- a CDS encoding bifunctional dihydroorotate dehydrogenase B NAD binding subunit/NADPH-dependent glutamate synthase yields MYKIVRKEILHANMYQYDILAPRLAESALPGQFVIVKHGEYGERVPLTITDYDREAGTVSIVFQTLGDSTQKLAKLEEGDLLSDFVGPLGNPTDLAELSDEELKEKKILFLCGGVGTAPVYPQVKYLKSRGCEADVIIGARNKDLIIYEDHMRSVAGNLYLATDDGSTGFHGNVVACMKDLIAQGKEYNHIVAIGPMIMMKFATLAAKELGIPIVVSLNSIMVDGTGMCGACRVTIGDEVKFTCVDGPEFDGYLVDFDNAMQRQTMYKTEEGRKLIREMDKAHPNPDCTCKAEESVETTELTDKTKRIPVREQDPAIRATNFEEVCYGYSKTEAMLEAQRCLDCKVPRCVQACPVHINIPGFIQALKHGNIEEAGRIIAQQSALPAICGRVCPQEEQCEGACVMGIRNEAVAIGKLERFVADTNLQNGVVFGEKEPAKGIKVAVIGSGPAGLSCAGDLAKKGYDVTVFESLHKLGGVLAYGIPEFRLPKDRIVNKEVENIKNLGVKFETDVIIGRTVTIDELMDKENFKAVFIGSGAGLPKFMHIPGESSNGVLSANEFLTRANLMKSYDDSYDTPIAIGKVCVTVGAGNVAMDAARTALRLGSESKIVYRRSEEEIPARAEEVHHAKEEGVEFNLLTNPIEILHDDKGWVTGVKCIKMELGEPDASGRRRPQEIAGSEFVIPCDTVIMSLGTNPNPLIRSTTKGLETQSWGGIIAEEHTGATSRPGVFAGGDAVTGAATVILAMGAGKQAATAIDEYLSK; encoded by the coding sequence TTGTATAAGATTGTACGCAAAGAAATTTTACATGCCAATATGTATCAGTATGACATTTTAGCTCCACGATTGGCAGAGTCTGCCTTACCAGGCCAATTTGTTATTGTTAAACATGGTGAATATGGTGAACGGGTGCCATTAACGATTACTGACTATGATCGTGAAGCAGGTACTGTAAGTATCGTATTTCAGACCTTAGGTGATTCAACACAAAAATTGGCTAAATTAGAAGAAGGTGATTTGCTGTCTGATTTTGTAGGGCCTTTAGGGAATCCTACTGACTTGGCTGAACTTTCTGATGAAGAATTGAAAGAAAAAAAGATTTTATTTCTTTGTGGTGGCGTAGGGACGGCACCTGTATATCCACAAGTAAAATATTTAAAATCTCGTGGTTGTGAAGCTGATGTTATTATTGGTGCACGTAATAAAGACTTAATTATCTATGAAGATCATATGCGTTCTGTAGCAGGTAATTTATATTTAGCAACGGATGATGGTTCTACCGGTTTTCATGGCAATGTAGTCGCCTGCATGAAAGATTTAATTGCTCAAGGTAAAGAATATAATCATATTGTAGCCATTGGGCCGATGATTATGATGAAATTTGCTACCTTGGCAGCTAAAGAATTAGGGATTCCTATTGTTGTTTCTTTGAATTCCATTATGGTTGATGGTACAGGGATGTGTGGCGCTTGTCGTGTGACGATTGGCGATGAAGTGAAATTTACTTGTGTTGATGGTCCAGAATTTGATGGCTACTTAGTCGATTTTGACAATGCAATGCAACGTCAAACTATGTATAAAACAGAAGAAGGGCGTAAGTTAATTCGCGAAATGGATAAAGCTCATCCTAATCCAGATTGTACCTGCAAAGCGGAAGAGAGTGTTGAAACTACAGAATTAACAGATAAAACGAAACGAATCCCTGTACGGGAACAAGATCCAGCTATACGGGCGACCAATTTTGAAGAAGTGTGTTATGGGTATAGCAAAACAGAAGCTATGTTAGAAGCACAGCGTTGTTTAGATTGTAAAGTACCTCGATGCGTACAGGCTTGTCCAGTACATATTAACATTCCTGGGTTTATACAGGCTTTAAAACATGGCAATATCGAAGAAGCTGGCCGTATTATTGCTCAGCAAAGTGCCTTGCCTGCTATTTGTGGACGTGTATGTCCGCAAGAAGAACAATGTGAAGGAGCTTGTGTAATGGGAATCCGCAATGAAGCGGTAGCCATTGGTAAACTAGAACGTTTTGTGGCTGACACGAATCTTCAAAATGGGGTTGTATTTGGTGAAAAAGAACCAGCTAAGGGCATTAAAGTGGCTGTAATTGGTTCAGGTCCTGCTGGCCTTAGCTGTGCTGGTGATTTAGCAAAGAAAGGGTATGACGTTACTGTTTTTGAATCCCTTCATAAATTAGGTGGCGTATTAGCCTATGGTATTCCTGAGTTCCGTTTACCAAAAGATCGTATTGTAAATAAAGAAGTAGAAAATATTAAAAATTTAGGTGTTAAGTTTGAAACTGATGTTATTATTGGTCGTACTGTGACGATCGATGAATTGATGGACAAAGAAAACTTTAAAGCTGTATTTATTGGTTCTGGTGCAGGCTTGCCTAAATTTATGCATATTCCAGGTGAATCTTCGAATGGTGTATTATCGGCCAATGAATTTTTGACTCGTGCTAATCTTATGAAGTCCTATGATGATAGTTACGATACACCAATTGCAATTGGCAAAGTGTGTGTAACCGTTGGGGCTGGTAACGTGGCGATGGATGCTGCTCGTACAGCGTTACGTTTAGGTTCTGAATCGAAGATTGTATATCGTCGTAGTGAAGAAGAAATTCCAGCTCGAGCAGAGGAAGTACATCATGCTAAAGAAGAAGGGGTTGAGTTTAATCTTTTAACCAATCCAATTGAAATTTTACATGATGATAAAGGTTGGGTTACTGGTGTGAAATGCATTAAGATGGAATTGGGGGAACCAGATGCTTCTGGTCGCCGTCGTCCACAAGAGATTGCAGGCTCCGAATTTGTTATCCCTTGTGATACGGTTATTATGTCCTTAGGGACAAATCCAAATCCATTGATTCGGTCCACTACAAAAGGTCTTGAAACACAATCTTGGGGCGGTATTATTGCCGAAGAACATACGGGGGCTACGTCCCGTCCTGGCGTATTTGCTGGTGGTGATGCCGTAACAGGTGCGGCTACTGTAATTTTAGCTATGGGTGCAGGTAAGCAGGCGGCTACGGCAATTGATGAGTATTTAAGTAAATAG
- a CDS encoding urocanate hydratase gives MNNKIVQDAMTIKLDFSKGLPPKKTFQEGIRRAPDRGFRLTPEQTEVALKNALRYIPEEYHDELIPEFLEELTTRGRIYGYRFRPEGRLYGKPIDEYKGNCVEGKAFQVMIDNNLDFEVALYPYELVTYGETGSVCHDWMQYLLIKRYLEEVTQDQTLVVASGHPVGLFRSKPEAPRVIITNGMMVGLFDNLKDWEIAEEMGVANYGQMTAGGWMYIGPQGIVHGTFNTILNAGRMKLGIPVDGDLSGKLFVTSGLGGMSGAQGKAAEIANCVAIIAEVDYSRIKTRLDQGWISGVSDSLPEIIKMAQESMVAKEGKAYAYHGNIVDLLEYIANNDVHVDLISDQTSCHNVYDGGYCPQGISFEERTRLLAEDPAKFRSLVNDTLKAHFAALKRLTGKGIYFFDYGNSFMKAVYDAGVKEISKNGIDDKDGFIWPSYVEDIMGPHLFDYGYGPFRWVCLSGKPEDLHKTDQAAMECIEVDRRYQDRDNYNWIRDAEENKMVVGTQARILYQDEVGRVRIALRFNELVRLGEIGPVMLGRDHHDVSGTDSPFRETSNIKDGSNVMADMAIQTYAGNAARGMSLIALHNGGGTGIGKAINGGFGLVLDGSYRVDEIIRSAMSWDVIGGVARRSWARNEHAMETAVEFNKTRAGVGHITIPYVADDAKVKAAVAKVYPTAKVIKD, from the coding sequence ATGAATAACAAAATTGTACAAGACGCTATGACCATTAAATTAGATTTTTCCAAAGGCTTACCGCCAAAGAAAACCTTCCAAGAAGGAATCAGACGAGCACCTGATCGTGGTTTCCGCTTGACCCCAGAACAGACGGAAGTGGCATTAAAGAATGCGCTTCGTTATATTCCTGAAGAATATCATGATGAATTAATTCCTGAGTTCTTAGAAGAATTGACTACACGTGGGCGTATTTACGGCTACCGTTTCCGTCCAGAAGGTCGTTTATATGGCAAACCAATTGATGAATATAAAGGTAATTGTGTAGAAGGTAAAGCATTTCAAGTTATGATTGATAATAACTTAGATTTTGAAGTTGCTTTATATCCTTATGAACTAGTTACTTACGGTGAAACGGGTAGTGTTTGCCATGACTGGATGCAGTATTTATTGATTAAACGCTATTTAGAAGAAGTTACACAAGATCAGACTTTAGTTGTAGCATCTGGTCATCCTGTAGGTTTATTCCGTTCTAAACCAGAAGCACCTCGTGTAATTATTACCAATGGCATGATGGTTGGCTTATTTGATAATCTTAAAGATTGGGAAATCGCCGAAGAAATGGGCGTTGCTAACTATGGTCAAATGACAGCCGGTGGTTGGATGTATATTGGTCCACAAGGGATTGTGCATGGTACCTTCAATACAATTTTAAATGCAGGGCGCATGAAACTTGGCATTCCCGTTGATGGTGATCTAAGTGGTAAATTATTTGTAACCTCTGGTCTTGGTGGCATGAGTGGGGCTCAAGGTAAAGCGGCTGAAATTGCGAACTGTGTAGCGATTATTGCAGAAGTTGATTACTCACGTATTAAAACTCGGTTAGATCAGGGTTGGATTTCAGGTGTATCTGATTCCTTACCTGAAATTATAAAAATGGCACAAGAGTCTATGGTCGCTAAAGAAGGTAAAGCTTATGCGTACCATGGCAATATTGTTGATTTGTTAGAATATATTGCCAATAATGATGTACATGTTGATTTAATTTCTGATCAGACATCGTGTCATAACGTATATGATGGTGGTTATTGTCCACAAGGGATTTCCTTTGAAGAACGGACTCGTTTGTTGGCTGAAGATCCAGCTAAATTCCGTAGCTTAGTAAATGATACCTTAAAAGCGCATTTTGCAGCATTAAAACGATTAACGGGTAAAGGCATTTATTTCTTTGATTATGGTAACTCCTTTATGAAAGCTGTTTATGATGCTGGTGTTAAAGAAATTTCTAAAAATGGTATTGATGATAAAGATGGCTTTATTTGGCCAAGCTATGTAGAAGATATTATGGGGCCACATCTTTTTGACTATGGTTATGGCCCATTCCGTTGGGTATGCTTGAGTGGTAAACCAGAGGATTTACATAAAACAGACCAAGCAGCTATGGAGTGTATTGAAGTAGATCGTCGCTACCAAGATCGGGACAATTATAATTGGATTCGTGATGCAGAAGAAAATAAAATGGTTGTTGGTACACAGGCTCGTATTTTATACCAAGATGAAGTGGGTCGTGTGCGGATTGCCCTTCGTTTCAACGAATTAGTTCGGTTAGGTGAAATTGGTCCTGTTATGCTTGGCCGTGACCATCATGATGTGTCAGGCACAGATTCCCCATTCCGTGAAACATCGAATATTAAAGATGGATCGAATGTAATGGCTGATATGGCTATTCAAACCTATGCTGGTAATGCCGCTCGTGGTATGAGTTTAATCGCGCTTCATAATGGTGGTGGTACTGGTATTGGTAAAGCCATCAATGGCGGTTTTGGTCTTGTACTTGATGGGAGTTATCGTGTAGATGAAATTATTCGCTCCGCCATGTCTTGGGACGTAATTGGTGGTGTAGCTCGTCGTTCTTGGGCACGCAATGAACATGCTATGGAAACGGCAGTAGAATTTAATAAAACACGTGCTGGCGTAGGGCATATTACAATCCCATATGTAGCTGATGATGCTAAAGTAAAAGCAGCAGTAGCTAAAGTATATCCTACCGCTAAAGTGATTAAAGACTAA
- a CDS encoding HutD family protein — MEITAIARHQATTSTWSGGSTTEFFIYPPQSSYKKRDFTIRISSATVDVESSEFTLLPGYTRLITPLTNQLYLSFKETADTYHLKPYEVAYFDGAYHTFSKGKATDFNVMVQQGMKVNYSVLTSSSQLNPHEHRFIYVPNLPFVPSAKARIGNLQIQPDTLYYLSDCTETVPLFLEDAAVTVLYVEISF; from the coding sequence ATGGAAATTACAGCGATTGCTCGTCACCAAGCGACTACTTCTACCTGGTCTGGTGGCTCCACAACAGAGTTTTTTATTTATCCACCACAAAGCTCTTATAAAAAAAGAGATTTTACTATTCGGATAAGCTCAGCTACGGTGGATGTAGAATCATCTGAATTCACCTTACTTCCAGGGTACACCCGTCTAATTACTCCGCTAACGAATCAATTATACCTATCTTTTAAAGAAACAGCAGACACATATCATTTAAAACCGTACGAAGTAGCCTACTTCGATGGTGCTTATCACACCTTTTCAAAGGGGAAAGCAACTGACTTTAATGTTATGGTCCAACAAGGAATGAAGGTTAACTATTCTGTGTTAACTTCTTCTTCTCAACTTAATCCTCATGAACATAGATTTATCTATGTTCCCAATTTACCTTTTGTACCCTCTGCCAAGGCTCGAATAGGTAACCTCCAAATACAACCGGATACATTATATTATCTGTCCGATTGCACGGAAACGGTTCCTTTATTCCTTGAGGATGCTGCTGTTACAGTTCTCTATGTTGAAATATCCTTTTAG
- a CDS encoding formate--tetrahydrofolate ligase: MFSDIEIAQANQMEPITAIAEKCGILPEELEQYGHYKAKVSLDVLKRLKDKPDGKLVLVTAITPTPAGEGKSTTSIGLTQALNKIGKKAIVALREPSLGPVFGIKGGAAGGGYAQVVPMDDINLHFTGDMHAITAANNLLSAMIDNHVHQGNDLNIDVRQITWKRVLDMNDRALRNVVVGMGGKVCGFPREDHFMITVASEIMAALCLATSIEDLKERFGRIVIGCNYAGEPVYVHQLGCEGAMAMLMKDAIKPNIVQTLEHTPALVHGGPFANIAHGCNSILATKMALKLGDIVITEAGFGADLGAEKFLDIKCPYGDIFPQAVIIVATIRALKMHGGVKKTDLGEENVEAVNAGFVNLAKQVENMRAYGLPVLVAINKFSSDTPAEIEKLLQKCDSYGVDVTLNECWEKGGDGGIDMAKQVAAMVEGTNIKPVTMYDKEDSIPEKLTKIVQKIYGGTGVEFTANAKKQIKQLEDWGLDKLPVCIAKTQYSLSDDPALLGAPKDFTINVQDVRVANGAGFIVCQTSNIMVMPGLPKKPAALNMDIDADGKISGLF, translated from the coding sequence ATGTTCAGTGATATTGAGATTGCCCAAGCCAATCAGATGGAACCAATTACGGCCATTGCTGAAAAATGTGGTATTTTACCAGAAGAATTAGAACAATATGGCCATTATAAAGCAAAAGTATCGCTAGACGTTTTAAAACGTTTAAAAGATAAACCAGATGGCAAATTAGTATTAGTAACAGCGATTACCCCAACGCCAGCAGGGGAAGGTAAATCGACAACGAGCATTGGTTTGACGCAAGCGTTAAATAAAATTGGTAAAAAAGCGATTGTTGCCTTACGTGAACCATCGTTAGGGCCCGTGTTTGGAATTAAAGGTGGCGCCGCTGGTGGTGGCTATGCGCAAGTTGTGCCAATGGACGATATTAATTTACATTTCACAGGGGATATGCATGCTATTACAGCTGCTAATAATCTATTATCAGCTATGATTGATAATCATGTCCATCAAGGAAATGACCTTAATATTGATGTGCGTCAGATTACATGGAAACGTGTGCTCGATATGAATGATCGTGCGTTGCGTAATGTAGTTGTGGGGATGGGCGGTAAAGTATGTGGCTTCCCGCGTGAAGATCATTTTATGATTACAGTAGCTTCTGAAATCATGGCTGCTCTTTGTTTAGCAACGAGCATTGAAGATTTAAAAGAACGCTTTGGCCGTATTGTAATTGGTTGTAATTATGCAGGCGAACCTGTGTATGTTCACCAGTTAGGCTGTGAAGGGGCTATGGCTATGCTTATGAAAGATGCCATTAAGCCTAATATTGTACAGACCTTAGAACATACGCCAGCTTTAGTGCATGGTGGCCCATTTGCCAATATAGCCCATGGTTGTAACTCTATTTTAGCTACCAAAATGGCACTTAAATTAGGCGATATTGTTATTACGGAAGCTGGTTTCGGTGCTGATTTAGGTGCTGAAAAATTCCTCGATATCAAATGTCCATACGGGGATATTTTCCCACAGGCTGTTATTATTGTTGCCACAATTCGTGCATTAAAAATGCACGGTGGCGTTAAGAAAACCGACTTAGGCGAAGAAAATGTAGAAGCTGTTAATGCTGGTTTTGTAAATTTGGCTAAACAAGTTGAAAACATGCGTGCTTACGGTTTACCAGTATTGGTAGCTATTAATAAATTCTCCTCAGATACGCCAGCTGAAATTGAAAAATTATTACAGAAATGTGATAGTTATGGTGTGGATGTAACACTCAATGAATGTTGGGAAAAAGGTGGCGATGGTGGTATTGACATGGCTAAACAAGTAGCGGCTATGGTGGAAGGTACCAACATTAAACCGGTTACTATGTATGATAAAGAAGACTCTATTCCTGAAAAATTAACCAAGATTGTACAAAAAATCTATGGTGGCACAGGTGTAGAATTTACAGCCAATGCTAAGAAACAGATTAAGCAATTAGAAGACTGGGGCCTTGATAAATTGCCAGTATGTATTGCGAAAACACAGTATTCTTTGAGTGATGATCCTGCTTTATTAGGGGCACCAAAAGATTTTACTATTAATGTGCAAGACGTACGTGTAGCTAATGGTGCGGGTTTTATCGTTTGTCAAACTAGCAATATCATGGTAATGCCGGGTCTTCCTAAGAAGCCAGCTGCTTTAAATATGGATATTGATGCGGATGGTAAAATCTCTGGTTTATTCTAA